A genomic stretch from Gemmatimonadaceae bacterium includes:
- the accC gene encoding acetyl-CoA carboxylase biotin carboxylase subunit: MFKKVLIANRGEIALRVIRACRELGIQTVAVYSEADRESLHVRFADDDVCIGPAPARDSYLKIPRIIAAAEIAGADAIHPGYGFLAENAEFAETCAASNIVFIGPTAAQIRVMGDKAAARNAMKAVGVPIIPGTPGGVEDPEEALRFAREIGFPVIIKAAAGGGGKGMRVATEPDDFIRSFQLARSEALSAFGNGEVYVEQYLARPRHIEFQILGDSHGNVIHLGERDCSVQRRHQKLIEEAPSPALTPELRAAMGDAAVRGAKAIDYVGAGTIEMLLNDDGQFFFMEMNTRIQVEHPVTEMLTGVDLVKEQIRVAAGERLSITGTPAFRGHVIECRVNAEDPARNFQPSPGKLEVFHPPGGPGVRLDTHVYTGYVVPPFYDSLIAKLICQGRDRAEALKRMQVALDLFIIEGVTTTIPFLARVMANKHFQAGEVDTKFLERETDLFREPA; this comes from the coding sequence GCGCTTCGCCGACGACGACGTCTGCATCGGCCCCGCGCCGGCGCGTGACTCGTACCTCAAGATTCCGCGCATCATCGCCGCCGCCGAGATTGCCGGCGCCGACGCCATCCATCCAGGCTACGGTTTTCTGGCCGAGAACGCCGAGTTCGCCGAGACGTGCGCGGCGAGCAACATCGTGTTCATTGGGCCGACAGCAGCGCAGATTCGCGTCATGGGCGACAAGGCGGCCGCCCGCAACGCGATGAAAGCAGTCGGAGTGCCCATCATTCCCGGCACGCCGGGAGGTGTCGAGGATCCCGAAGAAGCGCTGCGCTTCGCGCGCGAGATCGGCTTCCCGGTCATCATCAAGGCGGCGGCAGGCGGCGGCGGCAAGGGAATGCGCGTCGCCACCGAGCCCGACGACTTCATCCGGTCTTTTCAGCTCGCGCGATCGGAAGCCCTGTCGGCGTTCGGTAACGGAGAGGTGTACGTCGAGCAGTATCTCGCGCGACCGCGACACATCGAGTTCCAGATTCTCGGCGACAGCCACGGAAACGTGATCCACCTCGGCGAGCGCGACTGCTCCGTGCAGCGCAGGCACCAGAAGCTCATCGAGGAGGCGCCGAGCCCGGCGCTGACGCCGGAGCTGCGAGCGGCGATGGGTGACGCGGCAGTGCGCGGCGCGAAGGCGATAGACTACGTCGGAGCCGGCACGATCGAGATGCTGCTCAACGACGACGGCCAGTTCTTCTTCATGGAGATGAACACGCGCATACAGGTCGAGCATCCCGTGACGGAGATGCTCACTGGAGTGGATCTGGTGAAGGAGCAGATCCGCGTCGCCGCAGGAGAAAGGCTCTCCATCACCGGGACGCCGGCATTCCGCGGGCACGTCATCGAGTGCCGCGTCAACGCCGAAGATCCGGCGCGCAACTTCCAGCCGTCACCGGGCAAGCTCGAAGTGTTCCATCCGCCCGGAGGACCGGGGGTGCGACTCGACACGCATGTGTACACCGGCTACGTCGTTCCTCCGTTCTACGATTCGCTCATCGCGAAGCTCATCTGCCAGGGCCGGGATCGCGCCGAGGCGCTCAAACGAATGCAGGTGGCGCTGGACTTGTTCATCATCGAAGGGGTGACGACGACGATTCCGTTCCTCGCTCGCGTCATGGCCAACAAGCATTTCCAGGCCGGCGAGGTGGACACGAAGTTCCTCGAGCGCGAGACCGATCTTTTCCGCGAGCCGGCGTAA